In Rhizobium sp. CIAT894, the genomic window AGGACAAGACTAAAGGAGAGGAAAAAACAATGACGGATTTTTGCCGAAATACGTCACGCTGTCGCAAATGAAACATTTGACGCAAACGCCTGCTATTTATGCAAAACTACCGTCATCCAACCGTCACACAAGCTTCATGTAAGCTGATTAACAGCATCGCCAGACACTGAAAACCCGAAGGAGAACAACAGTGATCTCTAACCTTTCTCGACTGCTGTCGCTTTCTACTGCGATGATCGTGGCTTCGACCGCGATCGCCGCCGCTGAGCCGAGCGCTGAACTCATCGCCGCCGCCAAGAAGGAAGGCACCCTGACGACGATCGCTCTTCCGCATGACTGGTGCGGCTATGGCGACGTCATTGCCGGCTTCAAGGCCAAGTATGGCCTCGAAGTCAACGAACTGAACCCGGATGCCGGTTCGGGCGACGAAGTCGAAGCGATCAAGGCCAACAAGGGCAACACCGGCCCGCAGGCTCCCGACGTCATCGACGTCGGCCTCTCCTTCGGCCCCTCCGCCAAGAAGGACGGCCTGATCCAGCCTTACAAGGTCTCCACCTGGGACTCCATTCCGGATAGCGCCAAGGATGCCGAAGGCTACTGGTACGGCGACTATTACGGCGTTCTCTCGTTCCTCGTGAACAAGGACCTCGTCAAGGAATCGCCGGCTGACTGGACTGACCTGAAGAAGAGCGATTACGCCAACAGCGTCGCCCTCGCAGGCGATCCGCGCAGCGCCAACCAGGCTGTCCAGGGCGTCTATGCCGCCGGTCTTTCCGCATCCGGTGGTGACGCCGCCAAGGCAGGCGAAGAAGGCCTGAAGTTCTTCGCCGACCTCAATAAGGCCGGCAACTTCGTGCCGGTCGTCGGCAAGGCAGCTCCCTTCGCACAGGGTTCCACCCCGATCATCGTCGCCTGGGACTACAACGCCCTCTCTTGGGGCGAAAGCCTGAAGGGCAACCCTCCGTTCGAAGTCGTCGTTCCGAAGACGGGCGTCGTTGCCGGCGTCTACGTCCAGGCGATTTCCGCCTTCGCTCCGCACCCGAACGCTGCCAAGCTGTGGATGGAATATCTCTATTCCGACGAAGGTCAGCTCGGCTGGCTGAAGGGCTATTGCCACCCGATCCGCTTCAACGATCTTGCCAAGAACAACAAGATCCCGAAGGACCTGCTCGACAAGCTGCCGCCGGCAGCAGCCTATGAAAAGGCTGTCTTCCCGACGCTCGAAGAACAGGCTGCCGGCAAGGAAGCCATCACCAAGAACTGGGATTCCGTCGTCGGCGCCGCCGTCAAGTAATCTCCGATCCGGCCTCCCCGCCCGAAAGGCGGGGAGGTTTTCTCACTCCGACGCCCCAGGATGAGCTTTTCCATGAGCACGGTTTCAACGCCAATGGTAAGCAGCGCCCCCTTGATCAACAGAGATCGCGTGATCGACTGGCTGGGCATTGCACCCTTCATTATTTTTTCTCTGCTGTTCCTGATCATCCCCACGCTTTATCTTGTGGCCGGCGCGTTCCTGACGCCCGAGGGCGACCTCACGCTGAAGAATATCGGCGATCTCTTTACCCCATCGATCATGAGCGCTTACTGGATCAGTATCCGCGTTTCGGTCGCCTCCGCCCTCGGCGGGGCGCTGATCGGCTTCTTCCTCGCCTGGGCCGTCGTGCTCGGCGGCCTGCCCGCCTCGGTGCGCTCGACGCTTCTGACCTTTTCCGGCGTCGCCTCGAACTTTGCCGGCGTGCCGCTTGCCTTCGCCTTCCTCGCAACGCTCGGCCGCACCGGTCTTGTGACGATGTTCCTGCGTGAGTGGTTCGGTTTCAATCTTTACGGCACCGGTTTCAACCTGTTGTCCTTCCTCGGCCTGACCATCACCTATATGTATTTCCAGATTCCGCTGATGGTGCTGATCCTGACGCCGGCCCTCGACGGCATGAAGAAGGAGTGGCGCGAAGCCTCTGAGATTCTCGGCGCCACCAATCGCCAATACTGGACGATGGTAGCAATGCCGATCCTCTGGCCGAGCCTGCTCGGCACGACGCTGCTCCTCTTTGCCAATGCCTTCGGCGCCATTGCCACCGCCTTCGCGCTGACCGGCAGCTCGCTGAACATCGTGCCGATCCTGCTCTATGCACAGATCCGCGGCGACGTCCTGCACAATGCCAACCTCGGCTATGCCATCGCGCTCGGCATGATCGTCATAACAGGCGTCTCGAACATCCTGTATCTCATGCTGCGCATGCGCGCCGAACGGTGGCAGAAATGAAAGCTCAACGTCTTGGAGCCTGGATCGCCATCATTCTGGGTGCATCCTATTTCGTCATTCCGCTGATCGGCACTATCGAATTTTCGCTGCGCATGCGCCGCGGCGAATACAGCTTCGATGCCTATCAATCGGTCTTCTCGGACGCCCAGTTCCGCGAGACCTTCGGCTATTCCATGCTGATGGCGTTGCTCACCATCGTCTTCGGCATGCTGCTC contains:
- a CDS encoding ABC transporter substrate-binding protein, which encodes MISNLSRLLSLSTAMIVASTAIAAAEPSAELIAAAKKEGTLTTIALPHDWCGYGDVIAGFKAKYGLEVNELNPDAGSGDEVEAIKANKGNTGPQAPDVIDVGLSFGPSAKKDGLIQPYKVSTWDSIPDSAKDAEGYWYGDYYGVLSFLVNKDLVKESPADWTDLKKSDYANSVALAGDPRSANQAVQGVYAAGLSASGGDAAKAGEEGLKFFADLNKAGNFVPVVGKAAPFAQGSTPIIVAWDYNALSWGESLKGNPPFEVVVPKTGVVAGVYVQAISAFAPHPNAAKLWMEYLYSDEGQLGWLKGYCHPIRFNDLAKNNKIPKDLLDKLPPAAAYEKAVFPTLEEQAAGKEAITKNWDSVVGAAVK
- a CDS encoding ABC transporter permease subunit; this translates as MSTVSTPMVSSAPLINRDRVIDWLGIAPFIIFSLLFLIIPTLYLVAGAFLTPEGDLTLKNIGDLFTPSIMSAYWISIRVSVASALGGALIGFFLAWAVVLGGLPASVRSTLLTFSGVASNFAGVPLAFAFLATLGRTGLVTMFLREWFGFNLYGTGFNLLSFLGLTITYMYFQIPLMVLILTPALDGMKKEWREASEILGATNRQYWTMVAMPILWPSLLGTTLLLFANAFGAIATAFALTGSSLNIVPILLYAQIRGDVLHNANLGYAIALGMIVITGVSNILYLMLRMRAERWQK